One genomic window of Acomys russatus chromosome 29, mAcoRus1.1, whole genome shotgun sequence includes the following:
- the Dynlt5 gene encoding dynein light chain Tctex-type 5 isoform X1 — MSALAKDKLFPALKKRGSVCSPINLEFPQKEGYWRFKNSVSSVSHTDEPSQRDEASRLTVRMENTYQLGPTKHFPVATVNRILENVLNTYLQGAEYDPEFCRQTTKTISEVIKAQVKDLMIPRYKLIVMVYIGQRDGQSIHIGSRCLWNPQSDTVSSYTFKNSTLFALANVYAVYFE; from the exons ATGTCAGCTTTGGCTAAAGATAAACTTTTTCCTGCACTGAAGAAAAGGGGGAGTGTATGTTCCCCAATTAATCTTGAGTTCCCACAGAAGGAAGGTTATTGGCGCTTCAAAAA TTCTGTCAGTTCTGTGTCCCACACGGATGAGCCCAGCCAGCGTGATGAAGCCTCTCGCCTGACAGTTCGGATGGAGAACACCTACCAGTTAG GTCCCACCAAGCATTTTCCCGTGGCCACTGTCAATCGGATTTTGGAAAACGTACTAAATACCTACCTACAAGGAGCAGAGTATGACCCAGAGTTCTGCAGACAGACGACAAAGACGATTTCTGAG GTTATTAAAGCCCAGGTCAAGGACTTAATGATCCCCCGGTATAAACTCATCGTGATGGTGTACATTGGGCAGCGAGATGGCCAGAGCATACATATTGGCAGCAGATGCCTTTGGAATCCTCAAAGTGACACCGTTTCATCCTACACTTTCAAAAACTCCACTCTCTTTGCGCTGGCAAATGTCTACGCCGTTTACTTTGAGTGA
- the Dynlt5 gene encoding dynein light chain Tctex-type 5 isoform X2 yields MAQRRGSKPQAGQPEQSAERPHHEPQARSRENQVSVSSVSHTDEPSQRDEASRLTVRMENTYQLGPTKHFPVATVNRILENVLNTYLQGAEYDPEFCRQTTKTISEVIKAQVKDLMIPRYKLIVMVYIGQRDGQSIHIGSRCLWNPQSDTVSSYTFKNSTLFALANVYAVYFE; encoded by the exons ATGGCACAGAGGCGTGGCAGCAAGCCGCAGGCAGGGCAGCCGGAGCAGAGTGCTGAGAGGCCACACCATGAGCCACAAGCACGAAGCAGAGAGAACcaagt TTCTGTCAGTTCTGTGTCCCACACGGATGAGCCCAGCCAGCGTGATGAAGCCTCTCGCCTGACAGTTCGGATGGAGAACACCTACCAGTTAG GTCCCACCAAGCATTTTCCCGTGGCCACTGTCAATCGGATTTTGGAAAACGTACTAAATACCTACCTACAAGGAGCAGAGTATGACCCAGAGTTCTGCAGACAGACGACAAAGACGATTTCTGAG GTTATTAAAGCCCAGGTCAAGGACTTAATGATCCCCCGGTATAAACTCATCGTGATGGTGTACATTGGGCAGCGAGATGGCCAGAGCATACATATTGGCAGCAGATGCCTTTGGAATCCTCAAAGTGACACCGTTTCATCCTACACTTTCAAAAACTCCACTCTCTTTGCGCTGGCAAATGTCTACGCCGTTTACTTTGAGTGA
- the Insl5 gene encoding insulin-like peptide INSL5 codes for MKSPTLALFLFSALLAAVEVRSRDTVKLCGLDYVRTVIYICASSRWRRQLEGAPHTLQAETRNHFQLSDRQEASKETLEKNLPKMAVSGQELVQDSQVPMEGLGESKKHPVVSRRDLQALCCTEGCSMTELSTFC; via the exons ATGAAGAGCCCCACTCttgctctgtttctcttctctgccctgTTGGCTGCGGTGGAGGTAAGAAGCAGGGACACAGTGAAGCTCTGTGGCCTCGACTACGTGAGGACAGTCATCTACATCTGTGCCAGCTCACGCTGGCGGAGACAGCTGGAGGGGGCTCCCCACACTCTGCAAG ccgAGACAAGAAATCACTTCCAGCTCTCAGACAGACAGGAGGCATCCAAGGAAACTCTTGAGAAAAACCTTCCCAAGATGGCTGTCTCAGGACAGGAGCTTGTTCAGGATTcacaggtgcccatggaaggGCTTGGAGAGTCAAAGAAGCACCCGGTGGTGTCCAGACGAGATCTGCAAGCTCTGTGCTGCACAGAAGGCTGTTCCATGACTGAGCTCAGCACCTTCTGCTAG